The Eriocheir sinensis breed Jianghai 21 chromosome 54, ASM2467909v1, whole genome shotgun sequence genome includes a region encoding these proteins:
- the LOC126983699 gene encoding uncharacterized protein LOC126983699, whose translation MTCLGGVTAEEEQQQEEVVVGEAGSRSFSGFFSSKLGDLYKMRQSLLDSMTMTTTPTTTTTTTTTTDTDTDTTTASHDTSSPALPSSTLGWSSRAEGNSAFQSLYDMLKGVEDPQQPLQLENVPDGGLTKGKLGPEGELTKVVMNWRAANGTFDPQLPLSNESLADDGLTEEVLVGELTKVRSGLEGELEEVTNMRSTSDTIDPQLSLESLADGGLTEELDEGLVKVKSEPDGELKEELTDWKATNDTFDPQLPLSNESLADGGLTEEVTDGGQKKVESRPAGELKEKVTKWRSASDTIDPQLPLESLADGGRTEEVEEGAIKVKSEPDGELKEELTDWKATNDTSNPQFPLSHDSLADDGLLEVRHWKAVNNTVQIPNPTPAAHGEPEDHWARVKGIFENMKSILQQMYPGEATDVLGFSFFDRAIALGDKMHLLQDMVQSFDPALLEYLSAKWEDTKGTLVNYPIIKSVISSSTQELGWSLLVPLMHQVGGILQRQAFTHVAELDFVTELMRTSGFKDREIRKVYELLDLPVGTLDGADTELQEESRQFQSYGYLDPSDSGDGEGDAEPRQYNNYPGYNTLDKSGGYGHSGGGGYGGMHGGYGGGYGYMQGFDPFVLLAGLAFATFLAYLIYRLLSSTAGGGRREAPDVTLALDLSDLPGVMNNLYSWLEGAKEQYEDAARTLVEEGHSLGWAANHLWANYQVDRLSRACVRRALCDTVKATQELDAPDALLEHLALTGLAQLFGEDNTAAYLDHVSSRLVKGKSVHCEIEAPDCDEDAYRGTPRHPQGPDIPDKVQGRRIHRNT comes from the exons atgACCTGCCTGGGAGGGGTCacggcggaggaggagcagcagcaggaggaggtggtggtgggggaggcggggTCAAGGTCATTCTCCGGCTTCTTCAG CTCAAAACTTGGTGACCTCTACAAGATGCGACAATCACTCCTGGACTCCATGACGATGACCAcgacgcctactactactactactactactactactactgatactgataCTGATACTACTACGGCCAGCCACGATACCAGCTCCCCGGCCCTTCCCTCCTCGACACTTGGTTGGTCTTCGCGCGCAGAGGGCAATTCGGCTTTCCAGAGTCTGTATGACATGTTAAAGGGGGTGGAGGACCCTCAACAACCTCTCCAGCTTGAGAATGTGCCTGACGGAGGGCTGACAAAGGGGAAACTTGGGCCTGAAGGAGAGCTGACGAAGGTGGTGATGAACTGGAGGGCTGCTAATGGCACTTTCGATCCTCAGCTTCCTCTGTCGAATGAGTCTTTGGCTGACGACGGGCTGACAGAGGAGGTGCTGGTCGGAGAACTGACGAAGGTGAGATCTGGGCTTGAAGGAGAGCTGGAGGAGGTGACGAACATGAGATCTACCAGTGACACTATCGATCCACAACTTTCTCTTGAGTCTTTGGCTGACGGAGGGCTGACGGAGGAGCTGGACGAAGGACTAGTAAAGGTAAAATCTGAACCTGACGGAGAGCTGAAGGAGGAGCTGACGGACTGGAAGGCTACCAATGACACTTTCGATCCTCAGCTTCCTCTGTCGAATGAGTCTTTGGCTGACGGAGGGCTGACGGAGGAGGTGACGGACGGAGGACAAAAGAAGGTGGAATCTAGGCCTGCAGGAGAGCTGAAGGAGAAGGTGACGAAATGGAGATCTGCCAGTGACACTATCGACCCTCAACTTCCTCTTGAGTCTTTGGCTGACGGAGGGCGgacggaggaggtagaggaaggagcaATAAAGGTGAAATCTGAACCTGACGGAGAGCTGAAGGAGGAGCTGACGGACTGGAAGGCTACCAATGACACTTCCAATCCTCAATTTCCTCTGTCGCATGACTCTTTGGCTGACGACGGGCTGCTGGAGGTGAGGCACTGGAAGGCAGTTAACAACACGGTCCAAATCCCCAACCCCACCCCAGCCGCCCATGGGGAACCCGAGGACCACTGGGCGAGGGTGAAGGGGATCTTTGAGAACATGAAGTCCATCCTGCAGCAGATGTACCCTGGGGAGGCCACTGACGTCCTCGGCTTCTCCTTCTTCGATCGAGCCATTGCCTTGGGGGACAAAATGCACCTTCTTCAGGATATGGTCCAGTCCTTCGACCCTGCCCTCCTGGAGTACCTATCCGCTAAGTGGGAGGACACGAAGGGGACTCTAGTGAACTATCCAATCATCAAGTCCGTGATATCTTCCAGTACACAAGAACTCGGCTGGAGTCTCCTGGTACCTCTTATGCACCAGGTGGGCGGGATCCTGCAGAGACAAGCCTTCACACACGTCGCTGAACTGGACTTCGTGACGGAGCTCATGCGGACGTCGGGCTTCAAGGACAGGGAGATCAGGAAGGTGTACGAGCTGCTGGACCTGCCTGTGGGGACGCTGGACGGCGCGGACACGGAGCTACAGGAGGAGTCGAGGCAGTTTCAAAGCTATGGCTATCTCGACCCCTCAGACAGCGGGGACGGAGAAGGCGATGCGGAACCCAGGCAATACAACAACTACCCTGGCTATAATACCCTCGACAAATCCGGCGGGTACGGACACTCTGGAGGCGGTGGGTATGGAGGCATGCACGGCGGGTATGGAGGTGGGTACGGGTATATGCAAGGCTTTGACCCCTTTGTCCTACTCGCTGGGTTAGCCTTCGCGACCTTCCTGGCCTACCTCATCTACCGCCTGCTGTCCAGTACTGCGGGCGGCGGCAGGAGGGAGGCGCCCGACGTGACTCTGGCCCTGGACCTGTCTGACCTGCCCGGCGTCATGAACAACCTGTACTCGTGGCTTGAGGGCGCGAAGGAGCAGTACGAGGACGCGGCGAGG ACCCTGGTTGAGGAGGGGCACAGTCTGGGCTGGGCAGCGAACCACCTGTGGGCGAACTACCAGGTGGATCGCCTCTCCAGGGCCTGCGTCCGCCGCGCCCTCTGCGATACGGTGAAGGCAACGCAAGAGCTCGATGCCCCCGACGCCCTCCTGGAGCATTTGGCACT tacCGGCCTCGCTCAGCTCTTCGGCGAGGACAACACCGCTGCCTACCTCGACCACGTGTCCTCGCGGTTGGTGAAGGGCAAAAGCGTGCACTGTGAGATCGAGGCGCCTGATTGTGACGAGGATGCATACCGAGGGACGCCGCGCCACCCCCAGGGCCCCGACATCCCCGATAAGGTCCAGGGGAGgaggatacataggaatacatag
- the LOC126983464 gene encoding uncharacterized protein LOC126983464, whose translation MKGSPSRRLPSRPIQPLPKATLSAQTPPPEGYSLRPYSPSRRLPSRPIQPLPKATLSAHTAPPEGYPLGPYSPSRRLPSRPIQPLPKATLSAHTAPPEGYPLGPYSPSRRLPSRPIQPLPKATLSAHTAPPEGYPLGPYSPSRRLPSRPIQPLPKATLSAHTAPPEGYPLVPYSPSRRLLSRPIQPLPKATLSALA comes from the exons ATGAAGGGAAG CCCCTCCCGAAGGCTACCCTCTCGGCCCATACAGCCCCTCCCGAAGGCTACCCTCTCGGCCCAAACACCCCCTCCCGAAGGCTACTCTCTACGCCCATACAGCCCTTCCCGAAGGCTACCCTCTCGGCCCATACAGCCCCTCCCGAAGGCTACCCTCTCGGCCCATACAGCCCCTCCCGAAGGCTACCCTCTCGGCCCATACAGCCCCTCCCGAAGGCTACCCTCTCGGCCCATACAGCCCCTCCCGAAGGCTACCCTCTCGGCCCATACAGCCCCTCCCGAAGGCTACCCTCTCGGCCCATACAGCCCCTCCCGAAGGCTACCCTCTCGGCCCATACAGCCCCTCCCGAAGGCTACCCTCTCGGCCCATACAGCCCCTCCCGAAGGCTACCCTCTCGGCCCATACAGCCCCTCCCGAAGGCTACCCTCTCGGCCCATACAGCCCCTCCCGAAGGCTACCCTCTCGGCCCATACAGCCCCTCCCGAAGGCTACCCTCTCGTCCCATACAGCCCCTCCCGAAGGCTACTCTCCCGGCCCATACAGCCCCTCCCGAAGGCTACTCTCTCGGCCTTAGCTTAA
- the LOC126983700 gene encoding uncharacterized protein LOC126983700 isoform X1, producing MRSVVVVMVVMVVGGGVLASRLGHGGDDVIDESEKRTDQIPHLTDDMIGTVKMGRGGEGQDSTTPITLPITTLPPPARLYRDSGQENGIRSSDIDSEPTEEGSAHLNSIGKENYGSAQGNSIRTSYIDSKPIGNDLDHLNSISKADYGSFYSLHDPKRPQTDRDDPGRPQAGTDPTDDPLTHWRRLKAIGANMRSILRKLTDEGHHEGLSLLYSLMDVEDYLTLLRTAYLSLHPDLRHYLLQRLGDATLGTKVYPLGPLLDILPDPTTVTEIWIPRGLEVIGQALHNQSMKFVNELDTIEELMLSSGFLQEEIDQILYLVGLPAIQKQQVIIRPMDVQVKDSDHLNFSRSRNEDVDKGIGGGYGLGGVGHGQGKDGYEHRQEEGHQQKSHHPQRRPRDTQDDGFSDMGFRSSKTGHGYQSIGYGDSSGNRDAGNTNTDETGQGHVQDPHQGLRKPRSQSGYGYETNGYGHSGYGDVASASGHGQGHGGGGYGHQDSYGHSGGGYGHSGGYGYMQYMPKYHDPLVILPGLAFLAFLSYILYLAASGASKRSIPDNPTLELDLSDLPTVTQGIEMTFDDVKDLDAEETVRVISTSLNGLWRSWGGGGRRECLRMRLCEALQLPAFASSLPSAAATLRRLSLVSLAHLLGVTEAGRTDDQVSASTWGGGTKDTHTCTRTPPLLTAPCPDTAREGSAKG from the exons ATGAGatctgttgtggtggtgatggtggtgatggtggtgggtggtggtgtgctgGCGTCGCGTCTAGgccatggtggtgatgatgt GATAGACGAAAGTGAAAAAAGAACAGATCAAATCCCTCACCTAACCGACGATATGATAGGAACGgtgaagatgggaaggggaggtgaagggcaggactccaccacccccatcaccctccCCATCACGACCCTTCCTCCACCTGCACGACTATACAGAGACTCGGGGCAGGAAAATGGCATTCGATCCTCTGATATAGATTCTGAACCTACTGAAGAGGGATCTGCTCACTTAAACTCAATAGGTAAAGAAAACTATGGCTCAGCACAAGGAAACAGCATTCGAACCTCTTATATAGATTCTAAACCCATTGGAAACGACCTCGATCACTTGAACTCAATATCAAAAGCCGATTATGGGTCCTTCTACTCTCTACATGACCCCAAACGACCCCAAACAGACAGAGATGACCCCGGACGACCCCAAGCAGGCACTGACCCCACAGATGACCCTCTTACCCATTGGAGGCGACTCAAGGCCATAGGAGCCAATATGAGGTCAATACTTCGGAAGCTTACCGACGAAGGACACCATGAAGgactctctctcctctactccttGATGGACGTGGAGGATTACCTGACGCTCCTTCGAACTGCCTATCTCTCCTTGCATCCTGACCTCCGACACTACCTCCTGCAAAGACTGGGAGACGCTACCCTAGGGACTAAAGTGTATCCTTTAGGACCTCTACTTGATATCCTTCCAGATCCTACGACTGTGACGGAGATATGGATTCCTAGAGGCTTAGAGGTCATAGGTCAAGCCCTCCACAACCAAAGTATGAAGTTTGTGAACGAACTGGACACAATAGAGGAGCTTATGCTGTCCTCAGGGTTCCTACAGGAGGAGATTGATCAGATCCTTTACCTGGTAGGACTCCCGGCTATCCAGAAACAACAAGTCATAATTAGACCCATGGATGTACAGGTTAAGGATTCCGATCATTTGAATTTCAGCAGATCGCGAAATGAAGATGTGGACAAGGGTATTGGAGGTGGATATGGGCTTGGAGGAGTGGGACACGGGCAAGGAAAAGACGGATATGAACACAGGCAGGAAGAAGGACACCAACAGAAGTCTCACCATCCCCAAAGAAGACCGAGAGATACCCAGGACGATGGCTTCAGTGATATGGGCTTCCGCAGCTCAAAAACTGGACATGGTTACCAGAGCATTGGATACGGGGACTCAAGTGGAAATAGGGACGCTGGGAATACTAATACGGATGAAACTGGGCAAGGACACGTACAGGACCCACATCAAGGCCTTAGAAAACCCAGATCGCAGAGTGGATATGGGTACGAGACCAATGGATATGGTCACTCAGGATATGGGGATGTTGCCAGTGCTAGTGGGCATGGACAGGGGCATGGAGGAGGTGGGTATGGGCATCAGGACAGCTATGGGCACAGCGGTGGAGGCTACGGGCATAGTGGGGGCTACGGCTACATGCAGTATATGCCCAAGTACCATGACCCTTTGGTAATCCTGCCCGGCCTggccttccttgccttcctctcctacaTCCTTTACCTCGCAGCCTCCGGGGCATCAAAAAGGAGCATCCCAGACAACCCCACCCTGGAGCTTGACCTCTCTGACCTCCCCACGGTGACCCAGGGGATTGAGATGACCTTTGATGATGTGAAGGATTTG gaTGCGGAGGAGACAGTGCGGGTCATATCCACGTCCCTGAACGGCCTGTGGAGGTcatgggggggcgggggaaggagggagtgccTGAGGATGCGTCTGTGTGAGGCCCTGCAGCTGCCCGccttcgcctcctccctcccctccgccgccgccactctcCGGAGGTTGAGTTT
- the LOC126983700 gene encoding uncharacterized protein LOC126983700 isoform X2, with protein MIGTVKMGRGGEGQDSTTPITLPITTLPPPARLYRDSGQENGIRSSDIDSEPTEEGSAHLNSIGKENYGSAQGNSIRTSYIDSKPIGNDLDHLNSISKADYGSFYSLHDPKRPQTDRDDPGRPQAGTDPTDDPLTHWRRLKAIGANMRSILRKLTDEGHHEGLSLLYSLMDVEDYLTLLRTAYLSLHPDLRHYLLQRLGDATLGTKVYPLGPLLDILPDPTTVTEIWIPRGLEVIGQALHNQSMKFVNELDTIEELMLSSGFLQEEIDQILYLVGLPAIQKQQVIIRPMDVQVKDSDHLNFSRSRNEDVDKGIGGGYGLGGVGHGQGKDGYEHRQEEGHQQKSHHPQRRPRDTQDDGFSDMGFRSSKTGHGYQSIGYGDSSGNRDAGNTNTDETGQGHVQDPHQGLRKPRSQSGYGYETNGYGHSGYGDVASASGHGQGHGGGGYGHQDSYGHSGGGYGHSGGYGYMQYMPKYHDPLVILPGLAFLAFLSYILYLAASGASKRSIPDNPTLELDLSDLPTVTQGIEMTFDDVKDLDAEETVRVISTSLNGLWRSWGGGGRRECLRMRLCEALQLPAFASSLPSAAATLRRLSLVSLAHLLGVTEAGRTDDQVSASTWGGGTKDTHTCTRTPPLLTAPCPDTAREGSAKG; from the exons ATGATAGGAACGgtgaagatgggaaggggaggtgaagggcaggactccaccacccccatcaccctccCCATCACGACCCTTCCTCCACCTGCACGACTATACAGAGACTCGGGGCAGGAAAATGGCATTCGATCCTCTGATATAGATTCTGAACCTACTGAAGAGGGATCTGCTCACTTAAACTCAATAGGTAAAGAAAACTATGGCTCAGCACAAGGAAACAGCATTCGAACCTCTTATATAGATTCTAAACCCATTGGAAACGACCTCGATCACTTGAACTCAATATCAAAAGCCGATTATGGGTCCTTCTACTCTCTACATGACCCCAAACGACCCCAAACAGACAGAGATGACCCCGGACGACCCCAAGCAGGCACTGACCCCACAGATGACCCTCTTACCCATTGGAGGCGACTCAAGGCCATAGGAGCCAATATGAGGTCAATACTTCGGAAGCTTACCGACGAAGGACACCATGAAGgactctctctcctctactccttGATGGACGTGGAGGATTACCTGACGCTCCTTCGAACTGCCTATCTCTCCTTGCATCCTGACCTCCGACACTACCTCCTGCAAAGACTGGGAGACGCTACCCTAGGGACTAAAGTGTATCCTTTAGGACCTCTACTTGATATCCTTCCAGATCCTACGACTGTGACGGAGATATGGATTCCTAGAGGCTTAGAGGTCATAGGTCAAGCCCTCCACAACCAAAGTATGAAGTTTGTGAACGAACTGGACACAATAGAGGAGCTTATGCTGTCCTCAGGGTTCCTACAGGAGGAGATTGATCAGATCCTTTACCTGGTAGGACTCCCGGCTATCCAGAAACAACAAGTCATAATTAGACCCATGGATGTACAGGTTAAGGATTCCGATCATTTGAATTTCAGCAGATCGCGAAATGAAGATGTGGACAAGGGTATTGGAGGTGGATATGGGCTTGGAGGAGTGGGACACGGGCAAGGAAAAGACGGATATGAACACAGGCAGGAAGAAGGACACCAACAGAAGTCTCACCATCCCCAAAGAAGACCGAGAGATACCCAGGACGATGGCTTCAGTGATATGGGCTTCCGCAGCTCAAAAACTGGACATGGTTACCAGAGCATTGGATACGGGGACTCAAGTGGAAATAGGGACGCTGGGAATACTAATACGGATGAAACTGGGCAAGGACACGTACAGGACCCACATCAAGGCCTTAGAAAACCCAGATCGCAGAGTGGATATGGGTACGAGACCAATGGATATGGTCACTCAGGATATGGGGATGTTGCCAGTGCTAGTGGGCATGGACAGGGGCATGGAGGAGGTGGGTATGGGCATCAGGACAGCTATGGGCACAGCGGTGGAGGCTACGGGCATAGTGGGGGCTACGGCTACATGCAGTATATGCCCAAGTACCATGACCCTTTGGTAATCCTGCCCGGCCTggccttccttgccttcctctcctacaTCCTTTACCTCGCAGCCTCCGGGGCATCAAAAAGGAGCATCCCAGACAACCCCACCCTGGAGCTTGACCTCTCTGACCTCCCCACGGTGACCCAGGGGATTGAGATGACCTTTGATGATGTGAAGGATTTG gaTGCGGAGGAGACAGTGCGGGTCATATCCACGTCCCTGAACGGCCTGTGGAGGTcatgggggggcgggggaaggagggagtgccTGAGGATGCGTCTGTGTGAGGCCCTGCAGCTGCCCGccttcgcctcctccctcccctccgccgccgccactctcCGGAGGTTGAGTTT